Genomic DNA from Haloplanus aerogenes:
AGGAGTCCGTTCGTATCGATCGAAACGAGCGCGATCACCGTGAACGGGCGATTCAGTCGTACCATATGACAGCCGACTCTCGGCGGTTCATCCAGGATTTTGTCGACCGGATGCTCGACCGAGCAGACGATATGCGGACTGGCTCTAACTACTGGCTATACGGCTACTACGGGAGTGGGAAGAGCCACCTGCTGACGGTCCTCGACGGGCTACTAGATACAGATTGGCTTGAGGGAAAGCAGGATACGGTCTGGTCCGACCTAGCTGGGGATACTCGTGACGAGACGTTGGACCAGTTGCGTGACCACTGGCGGGAGATCCACGAGGAATACTACGTCATCCCGATCTCGGTCAATCTGCTAAAGTACCAAGGGCAGAAGCAACGGAGCTTCAGCGAGATCGTCCTCAGACACGCACATCGGGATCCCGACCTGACCGGCGTCAGCGATGACATCTCGAGAGGGTTGTCTTCACAGCTCGATGTCGCCTACTTTGAGAAATGGTTCCGTACGACCGAGGCATGGCCCGAACGTCAGGACCGTGCCGAAGCAGTGCTCGAGGGGACGACAGGCTCGTCCCGTGGATACGATTGGGAGACGGATGGGCTTTGGAAGGATATCCAGCAGTACGGCGCACTGGCAGATGTCGTTCTCCCTCGGCTCTTCGAGGACGTCAATGGGACGATCGATGGCTATGCTGACTTGAAGCCGTCGGCTATCGACGCCGAGGAGACGGTGAGTAGGCTCGAAAAGCTCCGGGCTGAGAGAGAAAAGGAGCATAACCAACCAGTGAAACTCGTATTGCTGCTCGACGAAGTGAGCCTATTCATTGGGACTGACTACGGACGTTTGACTGAACTCCAGTCCCTCGCCGAAAAGGTCGACGAGATTGCGGACGATGATATCCAGTTGGTTGTAACCGCCCAAGCAAACATCGAAGACACGCAACCGGGGTTTGCCGCACACGGGGCAGACTTCTCCATTCTCAAGGACCGCTTCCCACACCGATACCAGCTTCCGAGCAAACACGTCGGTGATATCGCAAAGCGCCGTCTCTTCGAGAAATCCGAATCCGGGGAGAGGGCAGTTCGTGATATACTCGAGGAGGCGTCGGTGAAACCGGCCGAATCACTAGTCTACAACGACATCAAACAGAACACGAAACCGCCACTCGACAGCATCGACGAAGCGACACTCGTCGAGTTCTACCCGTTCTTACCCTATCACGCACCGATCTTCCTCGAGATTTTGTTCAACCTCCGGCAGGAGGCGAGTGACCCGGCGAAGTCTATCTTCTCTGGAACCGCTCGTGCGATACTCGCACTGATGCACAACCTTCTGCAGTCGTGGATCGAGGAAGACGAACCGGATCACGTCATCTCTCTCGTCGATCTCTACGAGCAGATCGAGCCGGAACTCCGAGAGATACTCACGCAGGATATGCGGGTCATCGAGGGCACTCGGAGTGGGGGGGACGACGACGAGGTTCTTGTAGAGAACGAGGCTGTCGACGAACTCGATGCGAGCCGCGGAATCGCTGATGAGGTTCGAGACGGTGAGTTGGAACCGTTCGATCTCAAGGTGGCGAAGGCCGTGTTACTGCTGCAGCACGTCCACGACATCGTTCCACTCGACGAGGGGAACATCGCTGTCTCCGTGATGTCGGACCTCAATGGACGTTCCTGGATCAGTACGCAAAACCGAGTCGAGGAGTCGCTCGACCGACTCCAGAAGTTCATCCGGCCAAACGAAGACGAGAGCGGTGCGCGTTACCGGTTCGCCACCCAGGAAGAGCGTCTCATCTACGACGAGGCGGAAGACAACGAGCGCAACCCCGACTGGGATGCCGTACTGGACACGCTGGACGAGCATCTCTGGGGCCGCATCACCCAGGATCTCTCGCTCCCGGATTCGGTACCATACGGTGATTCCGGCGAGGAATACCCCGTCACGTATGGGTTCGGTATCGACGGAACCGAGTTCGAGACGACTGTCGATGCGGAGGGAGGGCTCGACGTATCTATCGAGATTCGAGGAGTTCGCCCAGATGCAACCGCGGACAATGGTGATGGAGAGACGCTGTACTGGTCGATCGATACTGATGGGCTGGACGATCTTCGAAAACACCTGGTGCGGTGGTGGGCGCTCCGGGACGCGATCTCGACCCACACGACGCCACCTGCCGTCGAACGAGACCTCTCCCGACGAGCCAGCACCGTTCGGAGCAAGCTCGTAAGCGCGATGGGGGGTGGCTCGTACACGGTGAAGGACCGAACGGACATCGGCGGACTCTCGAAAGCGGTACAGACCGCCGTCGATCTCGGTTATCCCGACGACTTCCACCCGATGATGCTGCAGGTGACAGACGACCGCCTGCAGGAGTTAGCAGAACTCTCGCCCGACGACCCACTCCCGGCGTGGGCGCACACGATACAGGTGCCGTCGTCGGACCCGTCTGCCAGTCAGGGCAAGAAGACGATCCAGAGCAACGTGATGGCGCTGACGGGCAGGCAGCTGAAAGATCGCGACGACGGGCTCAACCTGAACACGGTACTTGACGGAATCGTCTCGAAGAAGCCGTTCTACGACGAGACGCGACCGGCGCTCTGTGCGATCATCTGGGGGTTCTGCCGAGAAGGACGCCTGGTTCCCGTCGACGAAGACGGGAACACGCTTGAGAATGAAGCCGTCCTCGACCAGGACACCCTCTCGACGACGAGGCTCAAGCTACTCCCACGCGAGCCGATCGGGAACCTCCTCGAAGATGGTGGCTTCAAAGAAACGACGGAAACGGTAGCAGACGGACTCATCAACCTCCAGGAAGCGAACCAACGGTTACGGTCGTCACTCACCGGGTTGCGAGAGGACGTTCAGTTGGTCGTCGCTACCGACGTTCACTCAGATGCCGTCTCCGGGTTACTCGACTCGTTTATCGAAGCCCTGTCCGACCGTATCGACGCCACGTCCGACCGATTAACCGTGGTTCGGTCACAGGGCGATGGACTCGGAGCGGCAATCGAGCAGACAAACGAAGCGCAGGAGTGGTTCGACGAAGTTAGGGACGTCTGGAATCGGCGACTCGAGTCACTCTACCGGTTCGATGCACAGCTTACCGCGGCGGATGCTCGATTCGAATGGATCGACGAGGATGTACAGTCGTCCGCCGCCTCTCAGCGCGAAGCTCTCGAGTCCTTCCAGGGTGACTGGTGGACGACTGACGGCTGGAAAGCACTCGTAGGAACGACGACGACCGGACTCGACGAGGGGATTCAGGAGCTGTGGGATATCTACGTCGCTGCACAGGGCATTCCCGACCTCGTCGGACGTGTCGCAGAGCATCCGTGGGTGATTCCCGCCACAGAATTGCCCGCAGGAGTGCAGAGAGCGTTCGAGCGGACGTACATCACGCCGTACCGAGAGCTTCGACAGTGGTACGAAACGATCGACGAGGCGATGTCGTCGCTCTCGGCAGATGACGAGGACACCCTCGTTTCAGCGGCGGACAACTTCGCTGGTGCGGAACCACTTGCTGAGGCAATAGATCACGACGTGGAAGAACTCGACTCTCGACTCGACCGACTTACCGAAATCGTTGATGACCGGACGCCTGACGACGTCGACCAGATCGGTATGCTCCCTGACGACCGTCAGACGATACAGAAACGACTCGAACGGCTCGTCGAAGAACGAGACTTGGACATCGAAACTACGGACTCGGGGGTGATCGTCCGATGACGACCTCCCCGTATCGAGCGTTCAAAGAGAAACTCTGCACGTTCGCAAAAGGTCAGGCGGGTATCCGTAATCCGTTCGTTATTGCGGCTGTCGACCCCGCGATCGAACATCGAACTGCGAACCGACTCGATGCATGGGCGATCGGGACTGACGAGTTCCCAATCATCGATGAGGGCGTCTCCGTCCAACCGATCTGGCTCGACGAGCTGCTCCCACAGACCAAAGTGTACAATCTGTGCGTCGCGCTCGGAAGCGAGACGAGCCCGGAACGAATCGAGGGGACGATGCAGGACCGCCTCGCCGAAGAACTCGTTCAGGAGATGAGGCAGAACGAGATCGACGGGGAACAGCTGGAGCAGCAAAGCCACGTCGTCTTGCTCCTCAATCTTGGTAGCCTCTACCCGTTTACACGTGCTTCCGAGCTCCTCGACGAACTCGATCGTTGGAACGTCAGATCGACCATCGGTATTCCGTTCCCGGGAGACGTCGTCGGTGGGAAGCTGAGCTTCTTCGGCGGCGATTCACGACACTACTATCCAGCGCACCAGATCGACGGGCAGATTCGGGAGGTGCATCTCCAACAATGAGTCTCAAAGGGCTATTCCGCAGCGATCCAACCCGCCAACTCGAGGAGGTCCAGAAGGTCAACGCTCGCGAGCGAGCGGAGACCGACGTTGCAGAGTTCCACGAAACGGAGAGTGCCAAGCGTGTACTCACCGAACTCGGAGACATCATCGAAACGCATCCCGGAGAGGCTGCTCGGTTCCTCTACCTCCACGCGACGTTCGGATCGGGGAAGACTCACCTGCTGAAACTGATCGGCCTCGTCGCCGACAGTGAGTCCGAGTTCGCGCATCTGGGGGACACGTTGGCGGAGCAGTGGCCCGGATTCGACAACCTGGCGCACTCGATCGACGCGTCACACGTCGACCGGCTCAAGCCGGTGTTCCTGAACCTCCTCGATCGCGACGCCTCGAAGGAGCCGCCGCTCCCGTTCCTCATCTTCGAGGCAATCGGTCGCGAGCTCGGCTATCCGACCGACCCGAACTGGCTGTTGGAGTGGGCCTGGACCGTCGATATGGAGTACGACGGAGTCTGGGAGACCATCACGTCGGGCGAGCGGGGCCAAGAGTTCGACGACGTGCTCGAAGAGCGTGCATCCCTGCGAAAGTGGCTCTACGAGACGCTCCCATCGATGTCGGAGACGACGGGAACGGACCTCGACAGTCGGGACGGCGTGAAAGCGTCCATCGAACGAGCGGAGGACGAAGTGGAGCCCGAGTCGTTCGACCCAGCGGAACTGGTCGACCGAGTCGAGACGATTACTGACTCACTGAACGAGGACGGACCACACAGCGAGCTCTTACTGGGCCTCGACGAGGTGGCGCTGTTCGTCGGCGACAGTCGGCATCGCTATCGTGAGTTCGAGGAGACGATGGAAGCGCTCCAGCACGGGCCGAATCCGGTCGTCGTCACGACTGGACAGTACTCGCTGCCTGCGACACGGGAAAGTCTCATCGGCGAACCCCTCGAAGACCACTGGACACATCAGCAGGTGCCGCTCGAAGGTGCTGATACGGAGATCATCGTCCGAAAGCGGTGGCTGCAGAAAGACGGGGCTGGCACCGAACGTGTCTCGTCGCTCATCTCATCGATGCCAGATCTCTCGCTGGAGACGTATGCACCAGTCGGGAGTGCCGATCCCGACGCGGTCGAGTCCTATCCCTTCCGCGAGTACGACCTGACCCTGCTGCGAAAGGTGATGCAGGAGCTGATCACACAG
This window encodes:
- a CDS encoding BREX protein BrxB domain-containing protein: MTTSPYRAFKEKLCTFAKGQAGIRNPFVIAAVDPAIEHRTANRLDAWAIGTDEFPIIDEGVSVQPIWLDELLPQTKVYNLCVALGSETSPERIEGTMQDRLAEELVQEMRQNEIDGEQLEQQSHVVLLLNLGSLYPFTRASELLDELDRWNVRSTIGIPFPGDVVGGKLSFFGGDSRHYYPAHQIDGQIREVHLQQ